One genomic segment of Desulfobacteraceae bacterium includes these proteins:
- a CDS encoding phosphate-starvation-inducible PsiE family protein — protein sequence MSTKEFLRRFEEIIVHILIGMMIIVIFLATIELGWIIIKDIIRPPLFMLEISDLVEIFGFFLLVLIGIELLETIKAYLIENIVHVDIVIEVALIAIARKIIILDLDKYDGVTLVGIAAIIFSITFAFFAIRRRRSPNLG from the coding sequence ATGTCGACCAAAGAATTCTTGCGACGTTTCGAAGAAATCATCGTCCACATCCTGATCGGGATGATGATCATCGTGATCTTTCTGGCCACCATCGAACTGGGCTGGATCATCATCAAAGACATCATCAGGCCGCCATTGTTCATGCTGGAAATCAGTGACCTGGTGGAGATTTTCGGGTTTTTCCTGCTGGTCCTGATCGGCATCGAACTCCTGGAAACCATCAAGGCCTATCTGATCGAGAATATCGTCCACGTGGACATCGTCATCGAGGTCGCCCTGATCGCCATCGCCCGCAAGATCATCATCCTCGATCTGGACAAATACGACGGCGTGACCCTTGTGGGGATTGCCGCGATCATTTTTTCGATCACCTTCGCCTTCTTCGCCATCCGCAGAAGGCGCAGCCCCAATTTGGGCTGA
- a CDS encoding M20/M25/M40 family metallo-hydrolase produces MQELLSLTKDLIRFKSVHTDPAAIKRCADFVQAYLAAHAIDFRRFEVAGVPSILVMPHGGHAPVLLMAHIDVVDGPEAIFTPREKDGRLYGRGSIDDKYAVSLALVLLRRQLERLRAAGRGQSDLSFGVLITGDEEIGGANGAGHVLAEIETDFGIALDGGSLDKIVVKEKGLVRLRLVARGRAAHGSRPWLGENAIENLMADYARLKPFFQVSAPDHWHRTLNLGILTAGRAVNQVPDRAEALLDIRFTEEDDMDRLLAEMAAAVRGELVVERRDPLFLGGQSPYLETLLALSPGTRVGAEHGASDARYLSARGIPGIVWGADGDRSQHADDEHVDIYSVQRLFAILDDFLKEVKTF; encoded by the coding sequence ATGCAGGAACTCCTGAGCCTCACCAAGGACCTTATCCGTTTCAAATCGGTGCACACCGACCCCGCCGCCATCAAGCGCTGCGCCGATTTCGTGCAAGCCTACCTGGCCGCCCACGCCATCGACTTCCGACGCTTCGAGGTCGCCGGCGTCCCCTCGATCCTGGTCATGCCCCACGGGGGCCATGCGCCCGTGCTGCTGATGGCCCATATCGATGTCGTCGACGGCCCCGAGGCGATCTTCACGCCCCGCGAAAAAGACGGCCGCCTCTACGGCCGGGGCAGCATCGACGACAAGTACGCCGTGTCCCTGGCCCTAGTACTGCTCCGGCGCCAGTTGGAGCGTCTGCGCGCCGCGGGCCGCGGTCAATCCGACCTGTCCTTCGGCGTTTTGATCACCGGCGACGAGGAAATCGGCGGCGCCAACGGGGCCGGGCATGTGCTGGCGGAGATCGAAACCGATTTCGGGATCGCCCTGGACGGCGGCAGCCTGGACAAGATCGTGGTCAAGGAGAAGGGCCTGGTCCGGCTGCGGCTGGTGGCCCGCGGCAGGGCCGCCCACGGCTCGCGCCCCTGGCTGGGAGAAAACGCCATCGAAAACCTGATGGCCGACTACGCCCGCCTGAAGCCCTTTTTCCAGGTGAGCGCCCCGGACCACTGGCACCGCACCCTGAACCTCGGCATCCTCACCGCCGGACGCGCCGTCAACCAGGTGCCGGACCGGGCCGAGGCCCTGCTGGACATCCGCTTCACCGAAGAGGACGACATGGACCGGCTGCTGGCCGAGATGGCAGCGGCGGTGCGGGGCGAGTTGGTGGTGGAGCGCCGCGACCCGCTGTTTTTGGGGGGCCAATCGCCCTACCTGGAAACCCTCCTCGCCTTGAGCCCCGGCACCCGGGTCGGCGCCGAACACGGCGCCAGCGATGCGCGCTACCTCTCCGCGCGCGGCATCCCCGGGATCGTGTGGGGCGCCGACGGCGACCGCAGCCAGCACGCCGACGACGAGCACGTCGACATTTACAGCGTTCAACGGCTTTTCGCGATCCTGGACGACTTTCTCAAGGAAGTCAAAACCTTTTGA
- a CDS encoding cytidylate kinase-like family protein yields the protein MAVITISRQFGAGGRTIGQMVAQSLGYTFVGDEIVQMVAEKAKVSENWVASMEQEAGSKWLRFASSLVSKSLVDRVLGGERGDIDEEIYVDVLKQVLNRLANEGNAVILGRGGQYLLRDRANVFHVLLIDQTENRIKFMQTRYDMKPSQAVKAVQNEDRRRANLFRKLGRMDFDHPELYHLVINQARITLEQSARMICRLATAGAAA from the coding sequence ATGGCAGTCATCACTATTTCGAGGCAGTTCGGTGCGGGCGGCAGGACCATCGGCCAGATGGTGGCCCAATCATTGGGGTACACCTTCGTGGGCGATGAGATCGTCCAGATGGTCGCCGAGAAGGCCAAGGTTTCAGAGAACTGGGTTGCCTCGATGGAGCAGGAGGCCGGCAGCAAGTGGCTGCGCTTCGCCTCCAGCCTGGTCTCCAAGAGTCTGGTGGACCGGGTGCTGGGCGGTGAGCGGGGCGACATCGACGAAGAGATTTACGTGGACGTGCTCAAGCAGGTGCTGAACCGCCTCGCCAACGAGGGCAATGCCGTGATTCTCGGGCGGGGGGGGCAGTATCTTCTCCGGGACCGGGCGAACGTCTTTCACGTCCTGCTCATCGATCAGACCGAAAATCGCATCAAGTTTATGCAGACCCGCTACGACATGAAACCGTCCCAGGCCGTCAAGGCGGTCCAGAACGAGGACCGCCGGCGCGCCAATCTCTTTCGCAAGCTGGGCCGGATGGATTTCGACCACCCGGAACTCTACCATCTCGTGATCAATCAGGCCCGTATCACCCTCGAGCAAAGCGCCCGGATGATCTGCCGCCTGGCCACCGCCGGAGCCGCCGCCTGA